TTCGTTTTACGCTTCCTGGCATCAGGGGATTAAAATCATCAGGTACTTGCTTTTTCTCACTACCTTTCCTTTGCATTGCATTGTTCGGATCTTTTCTTTCCATACTTTTCAGTCTTTTAAAAGTGAATATTACGGCTGCTGTATATACAGTAAACCGATTGTCGCTTGCAAAGAAAAGTCTATTAATAAGGATTGTATTTACGCTGGATTCGTATGGGATATTCTGCAATATATTTCAATATTGGTCTCATTGCAGAGAGTGCAAACTTCAATATTGTGCAGAGTAGACAAGAATTAGTCCTACTATTCTCTTTATTCGAGATGGTTTATTTATCAAATGTTGGCTTCGTGCATAGTCAAATCGACGCCACACACTTCCACTTCATTACCAACTCATTGTAGTATGATATTTTCTTCTTTCCTTCGCAACAAAATATTAAAATAGAAACTGAGACATATGGATATTGTAAATATTGAAGCTAAAACATTCGAGGCGATGCTTTCAAAATTCGAGGGCTTTGCAGCTCAAATGGAACATCTCTGCCGCTTGCATAGCGACAAAGACATGAAAGAGTGGTTAGACAATCAGGACGTGTGCTTACTTCTGAATATATCTCCGAGAACGTTACAAACATTTCGGGATAATGGAACGCTGGCTTACTCCCAAATCAATCACAAGATTTATTACAAACCTGCCGACGTGGAACGTATTCTACCACTCGTTGAAAAAAAGCGAAAACAGGTGGCATATAAAACTGGGAGAAAGATATAACCAATTAAAAACAAGAATATGAGCAATGAGTTAATTACATCAGAGAACAATGAAAGGGTAAAATCATTTTTTCTTTCATTGGATCGTCTTGCGTCGGCAATGGAACGCCTATTCGTCAGTCGAAAACCGACTTTGAACGGAGAGAGTTTCTACACAGACGAAGAGTTATCAAAGAAATTGAAATTAAGTCGGAGAAGTCTCCAAGACTACCGAAATGAAGGACGTATCCCATACATCAAGTTGGGAGGAAAAATTTTGTATCGGGCTTCGGATATTGAGAAATTGCTGGAAGAAGGGTATCGGGATAGCTGGAAATAACTTACTGTCTCCAAACTACCCCTACCTCCTTGATTATTCTTTTCCTTTTTCGACTGATAAACCACCCTAAACTGGAGGAAATAAATTAGGCAACCTTTTTCGAAGGAATACTACCCGAAGGGTGGAGATTCCTGAAGAAAACCCAAAGGGCTTGAGGTTGACGTTTTATTTCCTTTGGTTATTTTTGTGTTCAGATGAAAAAGGAGCTATACAACATTTGCAGATGGCTGGTTCTGCAAATTGGCAAAGCATTTTTCTACGTTAGCCATATCCCGCATAATTGAATGGTCGAGAACCTTGGCGTAATGCTGGGTCATTTTCGTATTGGAATGCCCGAGTATCTTGGCGACATTCTCCATCGACACATTATTGGCTAGAAAAACGACGGTAGCCGCGGTATGCCGGGCCACGTGAGTGCTAAGCTTTTTATTAATTCCGCATAAATCTGCAATTTCCTTCAGATAGGCATTAAGTTTTTGATTGCTCATTACAGGTAGCAATACATTCTTCCTCACACATTCAGAGTGGTTGGCGTATTTCTCTATCAATTTCTTTGTAACAGACAATACCGGAATATTGCTCATATTACCGGTCTTCTGCCGTGGCTTCCGAATCCATAATGCTCCATTGTTATCTTTCATCAGATGTTCCGGTGTAAGATTCTTGATATCTATGAATGCCAAACCGGTGAAAGCACAAAACACGAAAACATCCCTCACAAGGGCAAGACGTGGAAGAGTAAACTCCTTATTCATAATTCGCTCCAATTCTTCTTGCGTAAGAAATTCCACATGGGTCTCATCATGCTTGAATTGGATTCCAAAGAAAG
Above is a genomic segment from Dehalobacter sp. containing:
- a CDS encoding helix-turn-helix domain-containing protein, producing the protein MERLFVSRKPTLNGESFYTDEELSKKLKLSRRSLQDYRNEGRIPYIKLGGKILYRASDIEKLLEEGYRDSWK
- a CDS encoding helix-turn-helix domain-containing protein, coding for MDIVNIEAKTFEAMLSKFEGFAAQMEHLCRLHSDKDMKEWLDNQDVCLLLNISPRTLQTFRDNGTLAYSQINHKIYYKPADVERILPLVEKKRKQVAYKTGRKI